A genome region from Salvia splendens isolate huo1 chromosome 19, SspV2, whole genome shotgun sequence includes the following:
- the LOC121779949 gene encoding phosphatidylinositol-3-phosphatase SAC1-like isoform X2 has translation MSKPEKPKSNSATLPPSFGSNSSKIHPSNDPECPPDPNSYSLEKFRLYETRARFYLIGSDRSERFFRVLKIDRMEPSDLNISEDPVVYPPQEVKSLLQRIGEGNRATGGLTLVAKVYGIVGCIKFLESYYLILVTKRRQIGSICGHAIYSIDESQIITVPHVSVQTDVAHSKTEQRYKKLLQSVDLTNDFFYSYTYPIMQSLQKNVLSVGGEGMPYDNMFVWNTFLTQAIRSRCNNTIWTIALVHGNFKQVRLSIFGRDFSVTLVSRRSRHFAGTRYLKRGVNDHGRVANDVETEQVVLDEEAGSCKGKMSSVVQMRGSIPLFWSQEASRFSPKPDIILQRYDPTYEATKLHFEDLARRYGNPIIVLNLIKTVEKRPREMMLRREFANAVGYLNQILIEDNQLKFIHWDFHKFAKTKSANVLAVLGAVASEALDLTGFYYSGKPSVTKKRTIQLSRTSTARESSLRDLRANSSDISRVSGASDALAKQDKESDSNQLNWNKIDGKAAPQFQSGVLRTNCIDCLDRTNVAQYAYGLAALGRQLHALGLADNPKIDADSSIAAALMDMYQSMGDALAQQYGGSAAHNTVFPERQGKWKATTQSREFLKSIKRYYSNAYTDGEKQDAINLFLGYFQPQEGKPALWELDSDYYLHVSGIGDDLMPESTTEDAKPSVPRTPLAPVPACREDFSRMKLTSFDKLIERTCSYIKDVRLCSELDQKSGNVGVAPDAAEIQLKSPNWLFGQRKYEESSSAPKVTSNEASSNVAHEEMKTLNLYDLNLLSPKVESNEEDVFQQYMAMTTVDEASGWYGGSLLGDQDESSETYQHYAELIQGPAMEPFENDLEKERYYSDLLRVNMVDCMDDGDTAIEEDMEAVLNGCDQVSADLGVFPKSCSALVADPSQLTRWIIGEDRLQKL, from the exons ATGTCGAAGCCGGAGAAACCTAAATCCAATTCTGCGACTCTTCCGCCATCATTCGGGTCGAATTCTTCCAAAATTCACCCGTCAAACGACCCGGAATGCCCTCCCGACCCGAATTCATACTCATTGGAGAAATTCCGCCTCTATGAGACTAGAGCC AGGTTTTATTTGATTGGAAGTGATAGGAGCGAGAGGTTCTTTCGGGTGTTAAAAATCGATAGAATGGAGCCTTCTGATTTGAATATCAGTGAAGATCCTGTGGTTTATCCTCCACAAGAAGTCAAGAGCTTGCTTCAGCGGATTGGAGAGGGAAATCGTGCCACTGGAGGGTTAACTTTAGTCGCCAAAGTGTATGGCATTGTCG GTTGCATTAAGTTCCTCGAGTCATACTACCTGATACTGGTAACAAAGCGACGACAAATTGGATCCATATGCGGTCATGCGATATATAGTATAGACGAGAGTCAAATAATCACTGTTCCGCATGTTTCAGTTCAGACAGATGTTGCACATTCTAAAACTGAACAGCG GTACAAGAAACTTTTACAGAGTGTGGACTTGACAAATGATTTCTTCTATAGCTATACATATCCTATAATGCAAAGTTTACAAAAAAATGTGTTATCAGTTGGTGGGGAAGGCATGCCATATGATAACATGTTTGTTTGGAATACTTTTCTAACTCAAGCAATACGATCAAGGTGCAACAACACCATTTGGACAATAGCTCTTGTACATGGGAATTTTAAGCAG GTCAGGCTATCAATTTTTGGAAGAGACTTTAGTGTTACTCTGGTTTCCAGACGCTCTCGCCATTTTGCTGGGACGCG TTATTTAAAGCGAGGAGTTAATGATCATGGACGGGTAGCCAATGATGTTGAAACAGAACAAGTTGTACTTGATGAAGAAGCTGGGTCGTGCAAAGGGAAAATGAGTTCTGTTGTACAGATGAGGGGCTCTATTCCTCTTTTCTGGTCACAAGAGGCTTCAAGATTTAGTCCCAAGCCTGATATCATAT TGCAAAGATATGATCCTACATATGAAGCAACTAAACTGCATTTTGAAGACTTGGCAAGGAGATACGGAAATCCAATAATTGTTCTTAATCTGATTAAG ACAGTAGAGAAAAGACCCCGAGAAATGATGCTAAGGCGTGAGTTTGCTAATGCAGTGGGCTATCTAAATCAGATTCTGATAGAAGACAATCAACTTAAATTTATCCATTGGGACTTCCACAAGTTCGCAAAGAC CAAGTCTGCCAATGTCTTGGCAGTTTTGGGTGCAGTTGCAAGTGAAGCACTCGACTTAACTGGATTCTATTACAGTGGAAAACCTTCGGTCACAAAAAAGAGGACCATTCAACTCTCTCGAACTAGCACTGCTAG GGAGTCATCTCTTAGAGATCTAAGAGCTAATTCTAGTGATATTTCAAGGGTTAGTGGTGCCTCCGATGCCTTAGCTAAGCAAGATAAGGAGTCTGACAGTAATCAACTTAATTGGAACAAAATTGATGGTAAAGCAGCACCACAGTTTCAAAGTGGAGTTCTGCGTACAAACTGCATTGACTGCTTGGATCGGACAAATGTTGCCCAATATGCTTATGGTTTAGCAGCTCTGGGTCGCCAACTTCATGCATTAGGTTTGGCAGACAATCCAAAGATCGATGCTGATAGCAGCATTGCTGCTGCTCTCATGGATATGTACCAGAGCATGGGTGATGCCTTAGCGCAGCAATATGGTGGCTCAGCAGCACATAATACA GTATTCCCAGAGAGGCAGGGGAAATGGAAAGCTACAACGCAGTCTAGGGAATTCTTGAAGTCTATAAAACGATACTACAGTAACGCTTATACTGATGGTGAAAAGCAGGATGCAATAAATTT ATTCTTGGGTTACTTCCAGCCCCAAGAAGGAAAACCCGCCTTGTGGGAGTTGGATTCTGATTATTACCTTCACGTATCTGGGATCGGTGATGATCTTATGCCTGAAAG TACAACCGAGGATGCCAAGCCATCAGTACCACGAACTCCTTTGGCCCCAGTTCCTGCCTGTCGAGAGGATTTCTCACGCATGAAGTTGACATCATTCGATAAATTGATAGAAAGAACATGTAGTTATATTAAGGATGTGCGGCTTTGCAGCGAGCTAGATCAAAAATCAGGAAACGTTGGCGTCGCACCTGATGCAGC CGAAATACAGCTAAAGAGTCCAAACTGGCTTTTTGGTCAGAGGAAATACGAAGAAAGTAGCTCTGCACCAAAGGTGACTTCCAACGAAGCTTCCAGCAATGTGGCTCATGAAGAGATGAAAACTCTTAACTTATACGACCTTAATTTACTATCTCCAAAAGTTGAAAGCAATGAAGAAGATGTCTTCCAGCA ATACATGGCGATGACAACAGTTGACGAGGCTAGTGGTTGGTACGGTGGCTCATTACTGGGCGATCAAGACGAAAGCAGTGAGACTTATCAGCACTATGCCGAACTTATTCAG GGCCCTGCAATGGAGCCCTTCGAGAACGATCTCGAGAAGGAGAGATACTACAGTGATCTTCTTCGTGTGAACATGGTAGACTGCATGGATGATGGCGATACTGCTATTGAGGAAGACATGGAAGCTGTTCTTAATGGGTGCGACCAAGTCAGTGCTGATCTCGGGGTTTTCCCCAAGTCGTGCAGCGCCCTCGTTGCAGATCCTAGCCAGTTGACGCGATGGATCATCGGAGAAGACCGGCTGCAGAAGCTTTAA
- the LOC121779949 gene encoding phosphatidylinositol-3-phosphatase SAC1-like isoform X1: protein MSKPEKPKSNSATLPPSFGSNSSKIHPSNDPECPPDPNSYSLEKFRLYETRARFYLIGSDRSERFFRVLKIDRMEPSDLNISEDPVVYPPQEVKSLLQRIGEGNRATGGLTLVAKVYGIVGCIKFLESYYLILVTKRRQIGSICGHAIYSIDESQIITVPHVSVQTDVAHSKTEQRYKKLLQSVDLTNDFFYSYTYPIMQSLQKNVLSVGGEGMPYDNMFVWNTFLTQAIRSRCNNTIWTIALVHGNFKQVRLSIFGRDFSVTLVSRRSRHFAGTRYLKRGVNDHGRVANDVETEQVVLDEEAGSCKGKMSSVVQMRGSIPLFWSQEASRFSPKPDIILQRYDPTYEATKLHFEDLARRYGNPIIVLNLIKVSTTFCWLVSSTVEKRPREMMLRREFANAVGYLNQILIEDNQLKFIHWDFHKFAKTKSANVLAVLGAVASEALDLTGFYYSGKPSVTKKRTIQLSRTSTARESSLRDLRANSSDISRVSGASDALAKQDKESDSNQLNWNKIDGKAAPQFQSGVLRTNCIDCLDRTNVAQYAYGLAALGRQLHALGLADNPKIDADSSIAAALMDMYQSMGDALAQQYGGSAAHNTVFPERQGKWKATTQSREFLKSIKRYYSNAYTDGEKQDAINLFLGYFQPQEGKPALWELDSDYYLHVSGIGDDLMPESTTEDAKPSVPRTPLAPVPACREDFSRMKLTSFDKLIERTCSYIKDVRLCSELDQKSGNVGVAPDAAEIQLKSPNWLFGQRKYEESSSAPKVTSNEASSNVAHEEMKTLNLYDLNLLSPKVESNEEDVFQQYMAMTTVDEASGWYGGSLLGDQDESSETYQHYAELIQGPAMEPFENDLEKERYYSDLLRVNMVDCMDDGDTAIEEDMEAVLNGCDQVSADLGVFPKSCSALVADPSQLTRWIIGEDRLQKL from the exons ATGTCGAAGCCGGAGAAACCTAAATCCAATTCTGCGACTCTTCCGCCATCATTCGGGTCGAATTCTTCCAAAATTCACCCGTCAAACGACCCGGAATGCCCTCCCGACCCGAATTCATACTCATTGGAGAAATTCCGCCTCTATGAGACTAGAGCC AGGTTTTATTTGATTGGAAGTGATAGGAGCGAGAGGTTCTTTCGGGTGTTAAAAATCGATAGAATGGAGCCTTCTGATTTGAATATCAGTGAAGATCCTGTGGTTTATCCTCCACAAGAAGTCAAGAGCTTGCTTCAGCGGATTGGAGAGGGAAATCGTGCCACTGGAGGGTTAACTTTAGTCGCCAAAGTGTATGGCATTGTCG GTTGCATTAAGTTCCTCGAGTCATACTACCTGATACTGGTAACAAAGCGACGACAAATTGGATCCATATGCGGTCATGCGATATATAGTATAGACGAGAGTCAAATAATCACTGTTCCGCATGTTTCAGTTCAGACAGATGTTGCACATTCTAAAACTGAACAGCG GTACAAGAAACTTTTACAGAGTGTGGACTTGACAAATGATTTCTTCTATAGCTATACATATCCTATAATGCAAAGTTTACAAAAAAATGTGTTATCAGTTGGTGGGGAAGGCATGCCATATGATAACATGTTTGTTTGGAATACTTTTCTAACTCAAGCAATACGATCAAGGTGCAACAACACCATTTGGACAATAGCTCTTGTACATGGGAATTTTAAGCAG GTCAGGCTATCAATTTTTGGAAGAGACTTTAGTGTTACTCTGGTTTCCAGACGCTCTCGCCATTTTGCTGGGACGCG TTATTTAAAGCGAGGAGTTAATGATCATGGACGGGTAGCCAATGATGTTGAAACAGAACAAGTTGTACTTGATGAAGAAGCTGGGTCGTGCAAAGGGAAAATGAGTTCTGTTGTACAGATGAGGGGCTCTATTCCTCTTTTCTGGTCACAAGAGGCTTCAAGATTTAGTCCCAAGCCTGATATCATAT TGCAAAGATATGATCCTACATATGAAGCAACTAAACTGCATTTTGAAGACTTGGCAAGGAGATACGGAAATCCAATAATTGTTCTTAATCTGATTAAGGTTTCTACGACATTTTGCTGGCTTGTCTCAAGC ACAGTAGAGAAAAGACCCCGAGAAATGATGCTAAGGCGTGAGTTTGCTAATGCAGTGGGCTATCTAAATCAGATTCTGATAGAAGACAATCAACTTAAATTTATCCATTGGGACTTCCACAAGTTCGCAAAGAC CAAGTCTGCCAATGTCTTGGCAGTTTTGGGTGCAGTTGCAAGTGAAGCACTCGACTTAACTGGATTCTATTACAGTGGAAAACCTTCGGTCACAAAAAAGAGGACCATTCAACTCTCTCGAACTAGCACTGCTAG GGAGTCATCTCTTAGAGATCTAAGAGCTAATTCTAGTGATATTTCAAGGGTTAGTGGTGCCTCCGATGCCTTAGCTAAGCAAGATAAGGAGTCTGACAGTAATCAACTTAATTGGAACAAAATTGATGGTAAAGCAGCACCACAGTTTCAAAGTGGAGTTCTGCGTACAAACTGCATTGACTGCTTGGATCGGACAAATGTTGCCCAATATGCTTATGGTTTAGCAGCTCTGGGTCGCCAACTTCATGCATTAGGTTTGGCAGACAATCCAAAGATCGATGCTGATAGCAGCATTGCTGCTGCTCTCATGGATATGTACCAGAGCATGGGTGATGCCTTAGCGCAGCAATATGGTGGCTCAGCAGCACATAATACA GTATTCCCAGAGAGGCAGGGGAAATGGAAAGCTACAACGCAGTCTAGGGAATTCTTGAAGTCTATAAAACGATACTACAGTAACGCTTATACTGATGGTGAAAAGCAGGATGCAATAAATTT ATTCTTGGGTTACTTCCAGCCCCAAGAAGGAAAACCCGCCTTGTGGGAGTTGGATTCTGATTATTACCTTCACGTATCTGGGATCGGTGATGATCTTATGCCTGAAAG TACAACCGAGGATGCCAAGCCATCAGTACCACGAACTCCTTTGGCCCCAGTTCCTGCCTGTCGAGAGGATTTCTCACGCATGAAGTTGACATCATTCGATAAATTGATAGAAAGAACATGTAGTTATATTAAGGATGTGCGGCTTTGCAGCGAGCTAGATCAAAAATCAGGAAACGTTGGCGTCGCACCTGATGCAGC CGAAATACAGCTAAAGAGTCCAAACTGGCTTTTTGGTCAGAGGAAATACGAAGAAAGTAGCTCTGCACCAAAGGTGACTTCCAACGAAGCTTCCAGCAATGTGGCTCATGAAGAGATGAAAACTCTTAACTTATACGACCTTAATTTACTATCTCCAAAAGTTGAAAGCAATGAAGAAGATGTCTTCCAGCA ATACATGGCGATGACAACAGTTGACGAGGCTAGTGGTTGGTACGGTGGCTCATTACTGGGCGATCAAGACGAAAGCAGTGAGACTTATCAGCACTATGCCGAACTTATTCAG GGCCCTGCAATGGAGCCCTTCGAGAACGATCTCGAGAAGGAGAGATACTACAGTGATCTTCTTCGTGTGAACATGGTAGACTGCATGGATGATGGCGATACTGCTATTGAGGAAGACATGGAAGCTGTTCTTAATGGGTGCGACCAAGTCAGTGCTGATCTCGGGGTTTTCCCCAAGTCGTGCAGCGCCCTCGTTGCAGATCCTAGCCAGTTGACGCGATGGATCATCGGAGAAGACCGGCTGCAGAAGCTTTAA